CATGGGCAAGGCGAAATTCGAACGCACCAAGCCGCACGTGAACATCGGCACCATCGGTCACATCGACCATGGCAAGACGACTTTGACGGCCGCCATCACCCGGACCCTCTCCATGAAGGGTTGGGCGGACTTCGTGGCCTTCGACCAGATCGACAAGGCCCCGGAGGAAAAAGAGCGCGGCATCACGATCGCGACGGCGCACGTGGAGTACCAGACGGAGAAGCGTCACTACGCTCACGTGGACTGCCCGGGCCACGCGGACTACATCAAGAACATGATCACCGGCGCGGCGCAGATGGACGGAGCGATCCTGGTCTGCGCGGCGACTGACGGCCCGATGCCGCAGACCCGCGAGCACATTCTGCTTGCGCGTCAGGTCGGCGTTCCTGCGGTGGTGGTCTTCCTGAACAAGTGCGACATGGTCGACGACGAAGAGCTTCTGGAGTTGGTCGAGCTTGAGGTTCGCGAGCTTCTGTCGAAGTACGAGTTCCCCGGCGACGACACTCCGGTGATCCGCGGCTCGGCGCTGAAGGCGCTTGAGGCCGGCAGCGCGGACGACGCGGCCTGCAAGTGCATCTTCGAGCTGATGGAAGCGTGCGACTCGTTCATCCCCGAGCCGGTGCGCGAGATCGACAAGC
This window of the Alkalidesulfovibrio alkalitolerans DSM 16529 genome carries:
- the tuf gene encoding elongation factor Tu, yielding MGKAKFERTKPHVNIGTIGHIDHGKTTLTAAITRTLSMKGWADFVAFDQIDKAPEEKERGITIATAHVEYQTEKRHYAHVDCPGHADYIKNMITGAAQMDGAILVCAATDGPMPQTREHILLARQVGVPAVVVFLNKCDMVDDEELLELVELEVRELLSKYEFPGDDTPVIRGSALKALEAGSADDAACKCIFELMEACDSFIPEPVREIDKPFLMPIEDVFSISGRGTVVTGRIERGVLKVGDEVEIVGMKDTTKTTCTGVEMFRKILDQGQAGDNVGALLRGVKREDVERGQVLAAPKSITPHKKFKAEVYVLSKEEGGRHTPFFSGYRPQFYFRTTDVTGVVTLDEGVEMVMPGDNATFNVEMIAPIAMEKGLRFAIREGGRTVGAGVVSEIVE